One Mesorhizobium sp. L-2-11 genomic region harbors:
- a CDS encoding Crp/Fnr family transcriptional regulator codes for MIEQETVVTGSLAFISRLCDADLAALTKRWHERSYRHNELIISHGDTGRDVFFLLEGRARVTLVSADGREIAYRDVEPGDIFGELGGIDGIARSASVVALEATRAARLPGTAFRDIVMTHPTFAWMLLEHLSAQLRRMTERVFEYSTLVVRKRLIVELLHRAEKAALVDGEVSISPAPTHSELAATMSTHREAVSREMSDLAKRGLIEKRGSRLLLHDVSALRALVDKKE; via the coding sequence TTGATTGAACAAGAGACCGTTGTGACAGGCTCCCTGGCCTTCATCTCAAGACTTTGCGATGCCGACCTCGCCGCGCTGACCAAACGGTGGCACGAGCGCAGCTATCGACACAACGAGCTAATCATTTCCCACGGCGACACGGGTCGCGATGTCTTCTTCCTCCTGGAAGGACGGGCTCGCGTGACACTGGTTTCAGCGGACGGCAGGGAGATAGCGTATCGCGATGTCGAACCGGGTGACATTTTCGGGGAGCTCGGAGGCATTGACGGGATTGCACGCTCTGCCAGCGTAGTCGCGCTGGAGGCAACCCGCGCTGCACGGCTGCCCGGCACAGCATTCCGGGATATCGTGATGACCCACCCGACTTTTGCCTGGATGCTGCTTGAGCATCTGTCTGCCCAGCTCCGGCGCATGACCGAGCGGGTATTCGAATACAGCACTCTGGTCGTGCGAAAACGGCTGATCGTCGAGCTCCTGCATCGGGCGGAGAAAGCCGCACTCGTGGACGGCGAGGTGTCCATAAGCCCGGCACCGACGCATTCCGAGCTGGCGGCAACGATGAGCACGCACAGGGAAGCGGTCTCGCGCGAAATGAGCGACCTCGCCAAGAGAGGCCTGATCGAAAAGCGCGGCAGCAGGTTATTGCTGCATGACGTCTCGGCACTACGGGCGCTGGTCGACAAGAAGGAATAG
- a CDS encoding PQQ-dependent sugar dehydrogenase — MLRILIASSFLLAGGLSITLAQDSIESETGRVAVETFAEGLEHPWGATYLPDGALLVTERPGRLRLVSTDGAVSDPIGGVPDVLASGQGGLLDVALDPDFANNRTVYLSYSEERGGGAATSVGRGRLDENGSALSNFEVIFRQEPAVSSRLHYGSRLVFAPDGKLFVTLGERGKMREAQDPNNHLGTIVRINPDGSVPDDNPFVGKDGADEIWSYGHRNVQSAALHPQTGVLWTAEMGPLGGDELNIPQAGRNHGWPVVSWGRHYSGEPIPDPSTRPEFADAIHSWTPVISPSGMTFYSGDMFADWRGDLLIGGLSAEGIVRVRIDGKQVAGEEVLALGRRIRDVVQAPDGTVMALTDEPAGKILRLTPAASQ, encoded by the coding sequence ATGCTGCGGATACTCATTGCTTCGTCTTTTCTTCTTGCCGGTGGGCTCTCGATCACGCTCGCGCAGGACAGCATCGAGAGCGAAACAGGCCGCGTTGCGGTCGAGACCTTTGCCGAAGGGCTCGAGCATCCCTGGGGCGCGACCTACCTGCCCGATGGCGCGCTGCTGGTCACCGAACGTCCAGGGCGGCTGCGGCTCGTCTCGACCGACGGCGCCGTTTCCGACCCGATCGGCGGTGTGCCGGACGTCCTTGCCAGCGGGCAAGGCGGCCTGCTTGATGTGGCGCTCGATCCGGACTTTGCCAACAACCGGACGGTTTATCTCTCCTATTCGGAGGAACGCGGCGGCGGCGCGGCCACCTCCGTTGGCCGTGGACGCCTGGACGAGAACGGCAGCGCGCTCTCGAACTTCGAAGTGATCTTCCGGCAGGAACCAGCCGTATCCAGCCGGCTGCACTACGGCTCCCGCCTGGTATTCGCGCCGGATGGCAAGCTGTTCGTCACGCTCGGTGAGCGCGGCAAGATGCGAGAGGCGCAGGACCCGAACAATCATCTCGGCACGATCGTCCGCATCAACCCCGATGGTTCCGTGCCTGACGACAATCCCTTCGTCGGCAAGGACGGCGCCGACGAGATCTGGTCCTACGGCCATCGCAATGTGCAAAGTGCTGCGCTCCATCCCCAAACCGGCGTGCTCTGGACGGCGGAAATGGGACCGCTCGGCGGCGATGAGCTGAACATTCCGCAAGCCGGCAGGAATCACGGCTGGCCCGTGGTCAGCTGGGGCCGGCACTATTCGGGCGAACCTATCCCCGATCCGTCGACGCGGCCGGAGTTTGCCGACGCCATCCATAGCTGGACGCCCGTCATCTCGCCTTCCGGCATGACCTTCTACAGCGGCGACATGTTTGCCGATTGGCGAGGCGACCTCTTGATCGGCGGACTGTCGGCGGAAGGCATCGTTCGGGTCAGGATCGACGGAAAGCAGGTCGCCGGCGAGGAAGTCCTCGCGCTCGGCAGGCGTATCCGGGACGTGGTCCAGGCTCCCGACGGCACGGTCATGGCGTTGACCGACGAACCAGCGGGAAAGATTTTGCGACTGACGCCGGCAGCGTCGCAGTGA
- a CDS encoding globin family protein: MTPDQIRLVQDSFREIVPIRVAAAALFYERLFAIDADVRALFPVTDMTRQGAKLMASLGFVVHGLDRADTILPTVRLLAKRHVTYGVEERHYPIVGQALIETLAAGLGTAFTPAVREAWEAAYGLLASVMIAAAREDQLAA, translated from the coding sequence ATGACACCCGACCAGATAAGACTTGTCCAGGACAGTTTTCGCGAGATCGTGCCGATCCGCGTGGCCGCCGCCGCGCTGTTCTACGAGCGCCTGTTCGCGATCGACGCGGATGTTCGAGCGCTGTTTCCGGTGACCGACATGACCAGGCAAGGCGCCAAGCTGATGGCGAGCCTCGGCTTCGTCGTACATGGACTGGATCGTGCCGACACCATCCTGCCGACGGTGCGCCTGCTCGCCAAACGTCACGTGACCTACGGCGTCGAGGAGCGTCATTACCCGATCGTTGGGCAAGCGCTGATCGAGACGCTGGCGGCCGGCCTCGGCACGGCTTTTACGCCGGCTGTCCGCGAGGCTTGGGAGGCGGCCTACGGGCTGCTCGCCAGCGTGATGATCGCGGCTGCCCGTGAGGATCAGCTCGCAGCGTAA
- a CDS encoding dipeptide ABC transporter ATP-binding protein has product MSVTVLEGKNIVRDYHVGGGLFRPSRTVHAVKGVSFSVDKGKTLAIVGESGCGKSTLARIITLIDPPTAGELFIDGNKVDIARDGLSKEMRRKVQIVFQNPYGSLNPRQKIGDVLGEPLLINTDTPADERRDLAMKMLNKVGLGPEHYNRYPHMFSGGQRQRIAIARALMLNPSLLVLDEPVSALDLSVQAQVLNLLADLQDEFELTYVFISHDLSVVRYIADEVMVMYYGEAVEYGSRDEVFADPRHSYTKTLFAATPRADVASIKARLAKKKAA; this is encoded by the coding sequence ATGAGCGTGACGGTTCTCGAAGGCAAGAATATCGTGCGCGACTATCATGTCGGCGGCGGCCTGTTTCGCCCCTCGCGCACGGTGCATGCGGTCAAGGGCGTTTCGTTCAGCGTCGACAAGGGCAAGACGCTGGCCATCGTCGGCGAAAGCGGCTGCGGCAAGTCGACGCTCGCCCGCATCATCACTCTGATCGATCCGCCGACAGCAGGCGAGCTCTTCATCGACGGCAACAAGGTCGACATCGCCAGGGACGGGCTGTCGAAGGAGATGCGCCGAAAAGTGCAGATCGTCTTCCAGAACCCCTATGGGTCGCTCAATCCGCGCCAGAAGATCGGCGACGTGCTGGGCGAGCCGCTGCTCATCAACACCGACACGCCGGCCGACGAACGGCGCGATCTCGCCATGAAGATGCTGAACAAGGTCGGCCTCGGACCCGAGCATTACAACCGCTACCCGCACATGTTCTCGGGCGGCCAGCGCCAGCGCATCGCCATTGCCCGCGCGCTGATGCTCAATCCGAGCCTTTTGGTGCTCGACGAGCCGGTCTCGGCGCTAGATCTGTCGGTGCAGGCGCAGGTGCTCAACCTGCTCGCCGACCTGCAGGACGAGTTCGAGCTGACCTATGTCTTCATCAGCCACGACCTGTCGGTGGTGCGCTACATCGCCGACGAGGTGATGGTCATGTATTATGGCGAGGCCGTCGAATACGGCTCGCGCGACGAGGTCTTTGCCGACCCCAGGCACAGCTACACCAAGACGCTGTTCGCGGCGACGCCGCGCGCCGACGTCGCCAGCATCAAGGCGCGGCTGGCGAAGAAGAAGGCCGCCTGA
- a CDS encoding ABC transporter ATP-binding protein, with the protein MPLLEIKNLTVSFDTAAGPFMAVQGIDLSIEPREVLAIVGESGSGKSVAMLAVMGLLPNTATVKADRMAFDGVDLLELGPSERRKIVGKDISMIFQEPIASLNPCFTAGFQIEEVLRFHLGMDRAQRRARAIELMKLVGIADPEERLNSFPHQMSGGQCQRVMIAIAIACNPKLLIADEPTTALDVTIQKQILDLLVGLQAKYGMGLIMITHNMGVVAETADRVIVQYKGRKMEEADVLSLFEQPKSNYTRALLSALPENAVGDRLPTISDMLFEPAPSAAATQSATGAAP; encoded by the coding sequence ATGCCTCTTCTCGAGATCAAGAACCTTACCGTGTCGTTCGATACCGCCGCCGGACCGTTCATGGCCGTGCAAGGCATCGACCTGTCGATCGAGCCGCGCGAGGTGCTGGCGATCGTCGGCGAATCCGGCTCCGGCAAATCGGTGGCGATGCTGGCGGTGATGGGGCTTTTGCCGAACACGGCGACGGTGAAGGCCGACCGCATGGCCTTCGACGGCGTCGACCTGCTTGAACTCGGTCCGTCCGAACGCCGCAAGATCGTCGGCAAGGACATCTCGATGATCTTCCAGGAGCCGATTGCCAGTCTCAATCCGTGCTTCACCGCGGGTTTCCAGATCGAGGAGGTGCTGCGCTTCCATTTGGGCATGGATCGCGCCCAGCGCCGGGCCCGCGCTATCGAGTTGATGAAGCTGGTCGGCATCGCCGATCCGGAAGAGCGGCTGAACTCGTTCCCGCACCAGATGTCGGGCGGCCAGTGCCAGCGCGTCATGATCGCCATCGCCATCGCCTGCAATCCGAAGCTGTTGATCGCCGACGAGCCGACGACCGCGCTCGACGTCACCATCCAGAAGCAGATTCTTGATCTGTTGGTCGGCCTGCAGGCCAAATACGGCATGGGGCTGATCATGATCACCCACAATATGGGCGTCGTGGCCGAGACAGCCGACCGCGTCATCGTCCAGTACAAGGGCCGCAAGATGGAAGAGGCCGACGTTCTGTCGCTGTTCGAGCAGCCGAAGAGCAACTACACGCGGGCGCTGCTGTCGGCGCTGCCGGAGAACGCCGTCGGCGACCGGCTGCCGACCATTTCCGACATGCTGTTCGAACCGGCCCCCTCTGCTGCGGCAACCCAGTCGGCAACGGGAGCCGCGCCATGA
- a CDS encoding ABC transporter permease subunit codes for MTDQTTAEATAAAIPTGGRQRAFTEFWHYYSMNTGAVIGLVVFTALVLVAIFAPLVAPHSPDEQFRDALLAPPAWQEGGRSMFLLGTDAVGRDILSRLIFGARFSLFIGLVVVVFSLTSGIVLGVLAGYFRGWVDTLIMRVMDVILAFPSLLLALVLVAILGPGLFNAMLAIALVLQPHFARLTRAAVMAEKNREYVISAKVAGASHLRLMVKTILPNCMAPLIVQATLSFSNAILEAAALGFLGVGAQPPTPEWGTMLATAREFILRAPWVVTFPGLAILITVLAINLIGDGLRDAFDPKLKRS; via the coding sequence ATGACCGACCAAACCACGGCAGAAGCCACCGCCGCCGCCATTCCGACCGGCGGCCGGCAACGCGCCTTCACCGAGTTCTGGCATTACTACTCGATGAACACCGGCGCCGTCATCGGCCTGGTTGTGTTCACTGCCCTGGTGCTGGTGGCGATCTTCGCGCCGCTGGTGGCGCCGCATTCGCCGGACGAACAGTTTCGCGATGCGCTGCTGGCGCCGCCGGCCTGGCAGGAGGGCGGCAGATCGATGTTCCTGCTCGGCACCGACGCCGTCGGCCGCGACATCCTTTCGCGGCTGATTTTCGGGGCGCGGTTCTCGCTGTTCATCGGACTGGTCGTCGTCGTTTTCTCGCTGACCAGCGGCATCGTCCTCGGCGTGCTCGCCGGCTATTTCCGCGGCTGGGTCGATACGCTGATCATGCGCGTCATGGATGTCATTCTGGCCTTCCCGTCGCTGCTGCTTGCCCTGGTTCTGGTGGCGATCCTCGGACCCGGCCTGTTCAACGCCATGCTGGCGATCGCGCTGGTGCTGCAGCCGCATTTCGCGCGGCTCACCCGTGCGGCGGTGATGGCCGAAAAGAACCGCGAATATGTGATCTCCGCCAAGGTGGCCGGTGCCAGTCATCTCAGGCTGATGGTGAAGACCATCTTGCCGAACTGCATGGCGCCGCTGATCGTGCAGGCGACGCTGTCCTTCTCCAACGCCATTCTCGAGGCCGCGGCTCTCGGCTTCCTTGGCGTCGGCGCGCAGCCGCCAACGCCGGAATGGGGCACCATGCTTGCCACGGCGCGCGAGTTCATCCTGCGCGCGCCATGGGTGGTGACCTTTCCCGGCCTTGCCATCCTGATCACCGTGCTCGCCATCAACCTGATCGGCGATGGACTGCGCGATGCCTTCGATCCCAAGCTGAAGAGGTCGTGA
- a CDS encoding ABC transporter permease subunit has protein sequence MLRYLLHKLALIIPTVFGISLAAFAFVRLLPGDPITALAGERGVSPERYAELVERFGYNRPYVVQYLEYIGRVLSGDFGISLATKRPVLGEFQALFPATLELATIALIIAVLIGISAGIFAAVKRGSWFDQATMGVALTGYSMPIFWWGLLLIIFFSGYLGWTPVSGRIGLQYFFKPTTGFMLIDSLISGRSGAFRSAASHLVLPAIVLATIPLAVIARQTRSAMLEVLGEDYVRTARAKGLAPRRVIGLHAFRNALIPVVTTIGLQVGTLMAGAILTETIFSWPGIGKWMIDAIAKRDYVVVQSGLLIIALIVMAVNLIVDVLYAVINPRIRVQ, from the coding sequence ATGCTCCGCTATCTCCTCCACAAGCTCGCCTTGATCATCCCGACCGTGTTCGGCATATCGCTGGCGGCGTTCGCTTTCGTCCGGCTTCTGCCGGGCGACCCGATCACGGCGCTCGCCGGCGAGCGCGGCGTCAGCCCGGAACGCTACGCCGAGCTTGTCGAGCGGTTTGGCTACAACAGGCCTTATGTCGTCCAGTATCTGGAATATATCGGCAGGGTCCTGTCTGGCGACTTCGGCATATCGCTCGCCACCAAGCGGCCTGTGCTCGGTGAATTCCAGGCGCTGTTTCCGGCGACGCTGGAACTGGCGACGATCGCGCTGATCATCGCCGTGCTCATCGGCATTTCCGCCGGCATCTTCGCCGCGGTCAAGCGCGGATCATGGTTCGACCAGGCGACGATGGGCGTGGCGCTGACCGGCTATTCGATGCCGATCTTCTGGTGGGGGCTGCTGCTCATCATCTTTTTCTCCGGCTATCTCGGCTGGACCCCGGTTTCCGGCCGCATCGGCCTTCAATATTTCTTCAAGCCGACGACAGGGTTCATGCTGATCGACAGCCTGATCTCCGGCAGGAGCGGCGCTTTCAGGTCCGCCGCCAGTCATCTGGTCCTGCCGGCGATCGTGCTGGCGACGATCCCGCTCGCCGTCATAGCGCGCCAGACGCGGTCGGCGATGCTGGAGGTGCTGGGCGAAGACTACGTCCGCACCGCCCGCGCCAAGGGCCTGGCGCCGCGTCGCGTCATCGGGCTCCACGCTTTTCGCAATGCGCTGATCCCTGTCGTTACCACCATCGGCCTGCAGGTCGGCACGCTGATGGCGGGCGCCATCCTGACCGAAACGATCTTTTCCTGGCCCGGCATCGGCAAGTGGATGATCGACGCGATCGCCAAGCGCGACTATGTTGTCGTCCAGAGCGGCTTGCTGATCATCGCGCTGATCGTCATGGCGGTGAACCTGATCGTCGACGTGCTCTACGCCGTCATCAACCCACGTATCCGGGTGCAGTGA
- a CDS encoding ABC transporter substrate-binding protein, with protein sequence MKKKLTFAAALLAASVLGGMANAKQLVYCSEASPAGFDPSPWSGGNDFDASSRTIYSRLVEFEHGKTTITPGLAESWTVSDDGLEYTFKLRPGVKFQTTDYFTPTRDLNADDVIFSFERQWKKDNPWYDYLAGTGWEYFAGMGFPDLLKEIVKVDDLTVKFVLNKPEVAFLPDLGMDFASIVSKEYADQLDKAGTRQQFTQKPIGTGPFQFVDYQVDAVIRYAAWDGYYGGRQKIDDLIFAITTDPAVRAQKLKAGECDIMSYPAPADIAGLKADPNLKVDEQEGLNIGYMAYNTTQAPFDKVEVRKALNMAVNKQAILDAVYQGAGQAAINPIPPTMWSYNKEVKDDPYDPDAAKKMLTDAGVTDLSMKIWAMPVSRPYNPNAQRVAELIQADYAKIGVKAEIVSYEWTEYRERGKQKDRDGAFQLGWTGDNGDPDNFLFLLGCDAIGQSNYAIWCNQEFEALLQKGKATTDVAERTKIYEEAQVVFKREAPWLTIAHSKVFMPMNKKVTGFVMDPLGIHRFDGVDVTE encoded by the coding sequence ATGAAAAAGAAACTGACTTTTGCGGCCGCTTTGCTGGCCGCAAGCGTCCTCGGCGGCATGGCCAATGCGAAACAGCTGGTCTACTGCTCGGAGGCGTCGCCGGCCGGCTTCGACCCGTCGCCGTGGAGCGGTGGCAACGACTTCGACGCCTCGTCGCGCACCATCTATTCGCGCCTGGTCGAGTTCGAGCACGGCAAAACCACCATCACACCCGGCCTCGCCGAGAGCTGGACGGTTTCCGACGACGGTCTCGAATACACGTTCAAGCTTCGGCCGGGCGTGAAGTTCCAGACCACCGACTATTTCACGCCGACACGCGATCTCAACGCCGACGACGTGATCTTCTCCTTCGAACGCCAGTGGAAGAAGGACAACCCGTGGTACGACTATCTGGCAGGCACCGGCTGGGAATATTTTGCCGGCATGGGCTTCCCGGATCTGCTCAAGGAGATCGTCAAGGTCGACGACCTGACGGTGAAATTCGTGCTGAACAAGCCTGAGGTCGCTTTCCTGCCGGACCTCGGCATGGATTTCGCTTCGATCGTCTCCAAGGAATATGCCGACCAGCTCGACAAGGCTGGCACCAGGCAGCAATTCACCCAGAAGCCGATCGGCACCGGTCCGTTCCAGTTCGTCGACTACCAGGTCGACGCGGTCATCCGCTATGCGGCATGGGACGGCTACTATGGCGGCCGCCAGAAGATCGACGATCTGATCTTTGCCATCACCACCGATCCGGCCGTGCGCGCGCAGAAGCTGAAGGCGGGCGAGTGCGATATCATGTCGTACCCGGCGCCGGCCGACATTGCCGGCCTGAAAGCCGACCCGAACCTCAAGGTCGACGAGCAGGAAGGCCTCAACATCGGCTATATGGCCTACAATACGACGCAGGCGCCCTTCGACAAGGTCGAGGTCCGCAAGGCCCTCAACATGGCCGTCAACAAGCAGGCCATTCTCGATGCCGTCTATCAGGGCGCTGGCCAGGCGGCGATCAACCCGATCCCGCCGACCATGTGGTCCTACAACAAGGAGGTCAAGGACGATCCGTACGATCCGGACGCGGCCAAGAAGATGCTGACGGATGCCGGCGTCACCGATCTGTCGATGAAGATCTGGGCAATGCCGGTCAGCCGCCCGTACAATCCGAACGCCCAACGGGTCGCGGAGCTGATCCAGGCCGACTACGCCAAGATCGGCGTGAAGGCCGAGATCGTCAGCTACGAATGGACCGAGTATCGCGAACGCGGCAAGCAGAAGGACCGTGACGGCGCCTTCCAGCTCGGCTGGACCGGCGACAATGGCGACCCGGACAACTTCCTGTTCCTGCTCGGCTGCGATGCCATCGGCCAGTCCAACTATGCGATCTGGTGCAACCAGGAGTTCGAGGCCCTGTTGCAGAAGGGCAAGGCGACCACTGACGTCGCCGAGCGCACCAAGATCTATGAGGAAGCTCAGGTCGTGTTCAAGCGTGAGGCGCCGTGGCTGACCATCGCCCATTCCAAGGTCTTCATGCCGATGAACAAGAAGGTTACCGGCTTCGTCATGGATCCGCTCGGCATTCATCGGTTTGACGGCGTCGACGTCACCGAATAA
- a CDS encoding long-chain fatty acid--CoA ligase: MAKTPRTTAPATAKAKTAAKPASPDEPTAPTAEAKPTTPRAEAKPNAPTAKARPKAAAVSANTNASAKANVSAKDGAKPAAAKPAAKATPKAAAAGLPEKPWLKSYPKVVPAEIGALPFGSIGDLLADVCKRYASRPAFTCMGKTISYAEVERQSAAFGAYLQSTGLPKGARVALMMPNVLQYPVAMMAVLRAGYVVVNVNPLYTPRELEHQLKDSGAQAIVILENFASTLQAVIAKTAVKHVVVAAMGDMLGGLKGTIVNLVVRRVKKMVPAWSLPGHVKFNDALKAGAGMSFKPVKVAADDVAFLQYTGGTTGISKGAVLLHSNVLANVAQNALWIEDAFTVKPKPAHLNFVCALPLYHIFALTVNALMGMQLGGQNILIPNPRDIPGFVKQLGKYPIHIFPGLNTLFNALLNNEDFRKLDFRPLILTLGGGMAVQKGVAERWKALTGCPVTEGYGLSETSPVATANTFSDGSFTGTIGLPLPSTEIAIRDEDGNDLPPGEVGEICIRGPQVMAGYWNRPDETAKVMTKDGFFKSGDMGFMDERGYTKIVDRKKDMILVSGFNVYPNELEEVVAMHPGVLEVAAIGVPDEHSGEVPKLFVVKKDPLLTAEVLTVYCRDNLTGYKRPKYIEFRTELPKTPVGKILRRALRE; the protein is encoded by the coding sequence GTGGCAAAAACACCAAGGACGACGGCACCAGCGACAGCCAAGGCCAAAACTGCTGCGAAACCGGCCAGCCCCGACGAGCCAACGGCGCCGACGGCCGAAGCCAAGCCAACGACACCGAGGGCCGAAGCCAAGCCAAATGCGCCGACGGCCAAAGCCAGGCCGAAGGCGGCCGCTGTGTCCGCAAACACCAATGCCTCCGCGAAGGCCAATGTATCCGCGAAGGATGGCGCAAAGCCCGCCGCCGCCAAACCAGCGGCGAAGGCGACACCGAAGGCGGCTGCCGCCGGATTGCCGGAAAAACCCTGGCTCAAAAGCTATCCGAAAGTCGTTCCGGCCGAGATCGGCGCTCTGCCCTTCGGCTCCATCGGCGATCTGCTCGCCGACGTCTGCAAGCGGTACGCCAGCCGGCCCGCCTTTACCTGCATGGGCAAGACCATCAGCTACGCGGAAGTCGAGCGGCAATCGGCCGCCTTCGGCGCCTATCTGCAATCGACGGGACTGCCGAAAGGCGCACGCGTGGCGCTGATGATGCCGAACGTGCTGCAATATCCGGTGGCGATGATGGCAGTGCTGCGCGCCGGCTATGTCGTGGTCAACGTCAACCCGCTCTACACGCCGCGCGAGTTGGAACATCAGCTCAAGGATTCCGGCGCGCAAGCCATCGTCATTCTCGAGAATTTCGCCAGCACCTTGCAGGCGGTGATCGCTAAAACGGCGGTCAAGCATGTCGTGGTCGCGGCGATGGGCGACATGCTTGGCGGCCTGAAGGGGACGATCGTCAATCTCGTCGTGCGCCGCGTGAAGAAGATGGTGCCGGCCTGGTCGCTGCCCGGCCATGTCAAGTTCAACGACGCGCTGAAGGCAGGCGCCGGCATGAGTTTCAAGCCGGTGAAGGTCGCTGCCGATGACGTCGCGTTCCTGCAATATACCGGCGGCACCACCGGCATCTCGAAGGGCGCGGTGCTGCTGCACAGCAACGTGCTGGCCAACGTCGCGCAGAACGCGCTGTGGATCGAGGACGCCTTCACGGTCAAGCCGAAGCCGGCGCATCTCAACTTCGTCTGCGCGCTGCCGCTCTATCATATCTTCGCGCTGACGGTGAACGCGCTGATGGGCATGCAGTTGGGTGGCCAGAACATACTCATTCCCAATCCGCGCGACATTCCCGGCTTCGTCAAGCAACTCGGCAAATACCCGATCCACATCTTTCCAGGCCTCAACACGCTGTTCAACGCGCTGCTCAACAATGAGGATTTCCGCAAGCTCGACTTCAGGCCGCTGATCCTGACGCTGGGTGGCGGCATGGCGGTGCAGAAGGGTGTCGCCGAACGCTGGAAGGCGTTGACCGGCTGCCCGGTCACCGAGGGCTATGGGCTTTCGGAAACCTCGCCGGTGGCCACCGCCAACACGTTCAGCGATGGCAGCTTCACCGGCACGATCGGCCTGCCGCTGCCCTCGACCGAGATCGCCATCCGCGACGAAGACGGCAATGATTTGCCGCCAGGCGAGGTCGGCGAGATCTGCATCCGCGGACCGCAGGTGATGGCCGGTTACTGGAACCGGCCGGACGAGACCGCCAAGGTGATGACCAAGGACGGTTTCTTCAAGTCGGGCGACATGGGCTTCATGGACGAGCGCGGCTACACCAAGATCGTCGACCGCAAGAAAGACATGATCCTTGTGTCCGGCTTCAACGTCTATCCGAACGAACTCGAGGAAGTGGTGGCCATGCATCCGGGCGTGCTCGAAGTGGCCGCAATCGGCGTGCCGGACGAGCATTCAGGCGAAGTGCCGAAGCTGTTCGTCGTCAAGAAGGACCCGCTGCTCACCGCAGAGGTGCTGACTGTGTATTGCCGCGACAACCTGACCGGTTACAAGCGGCCAAAATACATCGAGTTTCGGACCGAACTGCCGAAAACACCGGTCGGCAAGATCCTGCGCCGGGCATTGCGGGAATAG
- a CDS encoding class I SAM-dependent methyltransferase — translation MADSLTVDDAADKLSRPDPLTFIRANMRIAAVAALPEIRLYRAHPASGLWRLTRPQGRAAEPEGEANEADEDGPEPQPPYWAYAWAGGAVLARYILDRPETVAGLRVLDLGAGSGLVGIAAAKAGASQVIASEIDRNGVAALGLNAAANGVAIAVVGEDITAGPPPPVDVVAAGDLFYRQDLADRVIPFLDRCLAAGINVLIGDPGRAYLPRSRLCLLAEYQVPDVGQGAATKPSGVFSFEPEQPCEFRSSP, via the coding sequence TTGGCCGATAGCCTTACTGTCGATGACGCGGCGGATAAGCTTTCCCGTCCCGATCCGCTAACATTCATCAGGGCGAACATGCGTATCGCCGCTGTTGCCGCGCTCCCCGAAATCCGGCTTTATAGAGCCCATCCGGCAAGCGGCCTGTGGCGGCTGACGCGTCCACAAGGACGAGCAGCCGAGCCGGAAGGAGAAGCAAACGAAGCCGACGAGGACGGGCCCGAGCCGCAGCCTCCTTACTGGGCCTATGCCTGGGCCGGCGGCGCGGTGCTTGCCCGCTACATCCTCGATCGGCCGGAGACCGTGGCCGGGCTTCGCGTGCTCGATCTCGGCGCCGGGTCCGGCCTCGTCGGTATCGCCGCGGCAAAGGCCGGCGCCAGCCAAGTGATTGCATCCGAGATCGACCGCAACGGCGTTGCCGCGCTTGGTCTCAATGCGGCGGCGAATGGCGTCGCAATCGCGGTCGTCGGCGAGGATATCACCGCTGGGCCGCCGCCGCCGGTGGACGTCGTGGCAGCCGGCGACCTGTTTTACCGGCAAGATCTCGCCGACCGTGTCATCCCCTTCCTCGACCGTTGCCTGGCCGCCGGCATCAATGTGCTGATCGGCGACCCCGGCCGCGCCTACTTGCCGCGCTCGCGGCTTTGCCTTCTGGCCGAATACCAGGTGCCGGATGTCGGCCAAGGCGCGGCGACGAAGCCGAGCGGCGTCTTCTCGTTCGAGCCGGAGCAGCCCTGCGAGTTCAGATCGTCTCCTTGA